From the Antennarius striatus isolate MH-2024 chromosome 15, ASM4005453v1, whole genome shotgun sequence genome, the window AGACCCCAGCAGCTCCTGAACTGAATTCCACCACCAAAGGACTTCATGGATTTGAAAACTTGCTGAAACTTACCATTTTTCTTGATGTGGGGGGGGCAGTCTTACCATTCGCTgtcatttttttacttttgtgtcaCCTTTGCAACAGAGGTCAAAACCATTACTGCATTGACCCTGAATCTAAAAGTGAACCGATTTTCTGTAGACACACTTGAAATGTTCACAGCTTACCAGATATCTCAGAaatgtactcttttttttttttttttttgctgaagatCCAACCAGCAGCACCTTATCTTTGGATGGGCACCAAAGTCACTTAATGCCAGTCACTTAATATTGTCTCTGCAGAAAATGGACAAGATATTTCCGACAGTAGCTCCACAGTTTATGCCTGAAACAACACCTCCTCTTTTGCACCTCCATCATCGAGATAAGGAAGGCAACACAGGAGACTTATCAGTTCCAGCACCACTGCAGCATTTCACTACCTCCTTCTCActcactttttttccttctttgccaagtcctgtttctttctctcttcccaCTCTTCTGCTGCTTTCTcgtctttctccccccccccccgttgcaTCCTCTCCCACTCTCTACCTCTCTTCCCCTCCTCCCTATATGTCTGTTCAAAACTAGAGCAACGTCTTAATCGAGGCTTGGGGACGTGACAGGAATTTCCAAGCAGCCTCGGCTCTGcggcacagacacaaacagacacacacacagacatggaaacacacacattctactTGGCAGCCAATTAACAGCCTGCAATCCTGAGCCAAAGGAATAACTGCATGTTGATGAGATGGCGgctaaatatatactgtatgtgtatgtatgtgcttGTGATGAGCCAGTGGCCGTCAGATCCACTTCCATATATATAAGGATATCTCTTTCATGTGTTCGGGGGGAAAGAAGGAGATGATGGTGTATTAAAAACCATCTCCGTGAGGGACAATCGAAGACAGGAACAAGGAAGTGGGACTTTGTTCCCAAGATTCTTTGTTCCCTAGCATTAGGAGAACAATGCAGATGATTTACATGAAGCTGAGTTTggctttctcctcctcatcctcctcttcatcttatttttcttacctttttcgcttttctcctcctcctcacttctaGCTTGCCTTCACTTTGGGGAGTTCATCCAGAGGTGAGCGCCTCACAAAAAAAAGTAGCTCTACCCCCTCAAAAGACTCACATATTCTCTTTACCTGTCAAATATATTGACACCAGACTTGACACAATATCCCCAAGCAGCAGAGTTCTGTGTTTGCCAGTCCAGGTTTCATCATCCAaccttgttcctttttttttttttttgagagatagaaaatgttgaaaagaaCACTGTTGGTTCAAATTCTGCCTCCTGTGTTGTTGCCCTACTTTCCTGCACCTTCCTCCATATCAATCTTGTCTTTGCACTCTGGGTGAATCGACATAGAATCAGCAGAGGAAATGCAGATAAACTGCTAATAACACATGATATTATTCTgtcacactaaaaaaaaaaaaaaaaacctaattgATAATTGATAGTTCAGAAAGACAAGAATTTATTGAGaatcttttatttcattacattccAGGATACATTTCAAATCATTTATTACTAAATGTAACCTGGTcgtcacacacatttaaaagagTACGGGTGTATTTTCAGTATTAATCAACATGAAACCAGCAAAATGACAATAAGTTAATTAACTGCAGTGACAGATGCTGTATTCCTAACAATGTACAGTGACGGCTTTCACTTTATTTTagtcaatttctttttttccattttataaaGAATTGGATGACACCTAGTGGCAAAACGCTTAAATAGCAAGAATGTTGTTTGAATAAGAATGAATTGATTCGCCAGAATATTTGTTGAAGCAAacgctgccctctagtggttagAGACGTAAACCACAGGGGATCAGAAGAGCCTAACCAGATCTGCCTCAGGGTTCTGTTTCATCTGAATTTCCAAAGATCAAACAACATGTAGTAGATTTAgttttttctgaatttaaaaaaaaattgtttgtgtTAAGCAGATATATTGTACCATTACGTTCCTCCGTTTATTTATTTCCACTTGTCAAAAGAACACAATGACTGGCCATTTATGACCTAGGTTCTTTCACATTTAGACCAATTTTGAAAGTGTAATGTTACTACAAAATCTGGAGGGTACATTGATTGTTCAAACAGTCAAATATAGCAGTAGTAAAAAGGTCTCCCATTCAATACCAGGTGGAATAAGACTGACTTATTTGAAAACATGATTAACATCGAAAACAAAAGATATTCCGAAGACGCTGGAAAGAACCAGACCAAATCTGAACTTTCAAAAGAAACGATAAACGGGAAAAGTCCCGATTTGATAGGAACACCTGGGTGACGTCATCACTTATGAACAAGTGATGACGTTCATAAGTGAACCTCCACTTACCAGAGGTACTGACGAacagctgttgtgtgtttgtccagggATGACTGGAGTCCATGAGAGCACAGCATCGTCACTGTGATTAATGCTGAGTACTCTTGTTATCAGATGAACACTGTTGAGATGTTGtcttctgtgttgtttgtgttgctttCTGTCTCAGCAGTGGGACTGACACAGCTTTTATATTCTAATAGGATGAGCTACAGAATCTTCAGGAAGATTCCAATCGTTACCACAGCTCTCCACTGGGTGGAGCTAGAGGAGCTAGAGTGACACAAAGTACACTTGTGTCACTTCAACTTCCTCTCAGCTTTGAACTATATTTTCAATGGATTAATATCaaaggaatataaaaatgaattcaattattctttatttaactGAAGATGTTTTAGCACATTTACACTTATTGTCagctattttaaattaaatatgaaaaatgcgACAAAAACCTGATAAATATTAACCACACTACTAAAACAGTTTAATAATGTCCTCAGGTCTTCATGTAAAATATGCTTTTACCTgctttaatttttgttttgaagataTCTGATGTCAATGAATTCAGAGAATGTTTTTTAATAGAAACCTGAATTGACAGTTTATCCACAAATAAAATTTACAGAAATGATGAGATCCAACTCCTCTCCATGCATTTTTATTACATGACTGTGTGTGAGACATGAGCTGACATGTTGTGTTTCCAGCACTGAACTAATATGATTCAGTCTCATCTGTATGAACCGAGTACAATATTGATTAAACATCTTAATAATTATGGATGTATTGATTACAGCAGGTATTCAACTGTAATGAACTTTCTCTGTTGGAGAACCAGTAAAATGAGTTTGTGTGCTCCCAGGTATATTCTCATCAAGGATAAATCTTCTTTTCAACACCTGAACAAGATCAAACTTGTTATTTACATAGCAGGACCAGAGAGATCATGTGATTaacacagtgatgtcaccacTCCAGATCGCGATTGGAATGGAGATGGTGATCTCCATTCCAATAGTGGTTGAAGAACTTGGAGATGAAGACAACTCCTGATGGGGATATTGGTACAGATCTAACAACGATGACATAAAACAATAATTGGTGGTCGCAGTAAGACCACAGCTCCTTTTCTGACTTTATTGTCTCCTCTTGTCTATTTATACCgttatttgtaattatttgtttCTTCATTGTTGTGCTTTCTTGAGGAAAGTCTGGATGTATGTGGATCAATATATCCAGCGATCCACCTAACATCTAATTTTAGGATCAGATCTTCAGGTTTTACTTTCAGTTATTAAATAATCAAACTTTGATGGAGTTTTGGTCAcatgtttaaaattattataatgcAATAATACAAGAAGTAGTAGAGTGACATTTAACTTATATACAGTCCATGGTTCCAGTCATATGCAGATGAGTCCATGCTTTAAGGTGTGTTCTGGctgctgttgtgtgtctctgtgctgctgccctctctctctgaacacacactcttctGTGTGTTCTCCTCTGAGCTCCTCTTGATTGCCAGCTCTCTCTCAGCCTCATCCACTTGTGGAGCCTCAGCCGCCTGGATGTGGAGCTTCCCATCTGGATCCAGGAAGCAGGTGACGGCTCCAGGGTTGGTTCCCTCAGGCAGATCAAACTCCCGTCTGAACTCCTGGAGTCTGTAGGAGTAGGagcctttctcctcctccccctgcttcTTCTCTGTCCTCCCACCGACTCTCAGCTTCCTGCCCACCTGCCTGACAGACAGCTCCTCTGGAGAGAAGCCTCGAGTGTCCAGGGTCAGCCCAAAGTGTGGCCCctctttctccagctgctgGGAGACTGGTTGCACCTCCATACTGGTTTGGAAAggctccatctcctccaggaTGCTGCGTTGAAGTTTTTCCATCAGCTCCAGactgctgcagagctgctgtAGGTTTCTGTGCTGGCAGAGCAGAGGTCCAACCTCTGGTCTCAGCCTGTGAACAGGCCAGTAGAAGCTTGTGACTGGAATGAGGGATGACTGGAATCCATGAGAGCACAGCATCGTCACTGTGATTAGTGCTGAGTCCTCTTGCTGTCAGACGAACACTGTTGAGATGTTGtcttctgtgttgtttgtgttgctttCTGTCTCAGCAGTGGGACTGACCCAGCTTTTATATTCTGATAGGAGCTGCAGAATCTCCAGGAAGATTCCAGTCATTACCACAGCTCTCCACTGGGTGGAGCTAGAGTCCTGATGTCTCCAGAACATTCCTGTTAGAGCAGGAAGATTCCAGTCGTTACCACGTCTTTCCACTGGGTGGAGCTGTTAGTAAGTAGCTACGAGAtctgggttgtgtgtgtgtttttataaactccattatttttgtttaactcTATTTTTGTCCCACAGATGCATTTATTAAAAGTGAGTCACTAAATGCAGGTGTCGTTTTTCATTAACCCCCAATCACATCTTATCTTAGTAGATAGTAGTATGGGTTCCatttgtatttgatttttttttttttaaatgttgtactTTAGTAAGTTACAGATGTATTTTGTGTATTCAAtcatacataaaacacacaaaaaaatgtcactgaCATCCTCTCCACCTCTCCTTATTTGCCATCAGTGTGGAGCAGCTCAGCGGCTTCCTCTCTGCAATCACATTACTGTACTCTGAAGCCACTGTCTGGCTGTTAGCACCAAAATCAATGCTAAAGACCAGCAACAACAGACTTTATTACAATGGATGAGAGGAGCTCACATTGCTTTCTAAAGAAAAATTACAATTCAATGCATTTGTTTAGAAATGTTCACATAAAACACAATGCCATCCAGTGTCTTACATGCCTTCTGTTTTTTTGTCggtgtttttctgcttttattccCTGGAGGAAACTCACCTCCTGGGGCCTGTTGTGcaatctcctcctcctgttcttcaGTTTAGATGAAGACAGTTATAGTCTGGTTTTAAACTAATTTAAGTAATattacatgtaaacacatttaCTTCCTGATTTCTTTCCCCCCCCAATAGTTTGCCTTACAAAACTTGAATTTTGCCTAATGAGAGTTATCTCTGATAGCGCAATCCCTTGTTTACCCTGCTGAAATAACCAGTACCAAGAACCTAATGCAAAGATGGAAATTCACATGATCTCTGTTTaaccacacacatgcaaagcagttctttattgtgaaaatattgAGGTGAAATTGTTTGTGTATATGCACAGATGTGGAATTTGTAGATTGTAGCAGGGCACCAGATGTAATTTTAGAATGCTAGACCACATTTCCTTATCTTAAATATTTACTCTTTGTGCTTGCCAAGAAAAATAGATTGTCAGAAGATTTaggaaaaattacttttttctagAAATATTGCATCCAGAGTTCGATAACaccataaaaaaatacacatttgaggATATTCACTAAAACTTGTCTGTAGAGGAAGTTTTCCACTCTTGAATTGTATGAAATGCTGTAATCTTTGGGAAAAGGAACAAATAACATTCCTGCTGGTTGTGTTCTTCTCCACTGATACCACCACCCCATCCATTTCTTGGATTTGATTTAAATCATGGTTAACTGCACACTCTTCGTCactcataaaaaatattttcataccaCCAGAGCaaaaagtaaaatcattttagagacaataagaaaaacaatatgCAACATGAAGGGCTCTTTTTAATTAGCAGCATGTtttgcagcaaaaacaaaaaaacaacaaaaaaaaaccattatgTACAAGACACCCTTCCTGGCTACATGATAATGAATGATAAACAGTGCTATGATTTATCATTCTTAGTTATACAATGTGTATGAAAACATCAATTTTAACCTTAATTGCATGTTAAACATTGCAAATTGGATgcaagacatttaaaatacattctgaCAATAGTAGTCTGATCTACTGACttgaagaaaatgtgattttgataGAGGGACATTGGGAATTCATGTTCACCAGCGAACATATCGTAGAACTACCTACTGTAATCTCgtcaaaaatgaacaaataacaaGGTACTGTTTCCTGAGTGGTGGTAAATTAAAACCGCTGCAGTATGTTGAAAGGACAAAAACATATCCCCATGCTGATTTTGAACAGGACCATGTTTATACCTGCATCATGTAATGCCCTCATATTAACGACATCCTTTGAGGTAGCTCTGGCACCTCCTCATTGTTGTGAAACTCTTTGGAGTAAAAAGTACAGCTTCCTGCATGTGACCACAACAAGGTACCACCTGCTTGACATAAAGATTAGTCAAGAAGATGCACATATTTGCCAAATGAGTGTGGCGGTGTTCACTGAATCCTATTTTGTCAGGCAAATGAGTCTCAGCAACGACGAGGCAGACTCTGGAGCTGCTTCCACAGAGTCAGCATCTCCTTTGGAGTCCGTCTGTGAACGAGCAGGACAGACTTGTACGCACACGGATTgcccctgtctgtctctgggaGATCAAATGTTAAAAACCCTGGGTGGTGTCCTGGTGAGAGCCCAAGTTTATGCAAGCACATCCCCAGATATACGTCATCTATTGGGAAGAGGTGCACCCTCTCAGACACGTCTTTCAATCGCATTGCAAGTGAGATGGAATATACCACTCCTCCACCGCCGGCGTACGGCGGGTACACACCTTTGAAAAAGTGTTCTGGAATGTAGTACTTAGTGGACGGCTCACGGTTTGGCATTGCATTGTTGATAACATCTCCCACAAAGAGGTCCAAAGTCCTTTTAGAGTCATTTGTACGGACTCTCATCAGGTTGTGCTCATCCCACTGCTTGTGTAGGTAATCCAGGAGGGCACCTGTTCGAACAAAAACGTCATCATCCcctttgaaaacaaaaattgCGTTGTGGCAGTGCTGCTGGAGCCAGTGCCAAAACAGCAGGTCCTTCAGGGTCAAGTTAAAGAAAGTGTCTCTGAAATCCCACTGAAGGATGTCCCCGTATTTCTGATTCTCAAGCTCGAGGAGGTTTTTGAGGTCTGGGTGAGGACCTGTACTCGAGTCCTGCCGTCCTAACAGAAACACTGTGCGTACTAATCCGCTTTTCTTACTTGCTTCCCCAGTCACCAACCCACTGCGGCCCCACGTTTCACGGATAGCCTGCCTGTTTTCAAAGTTCCCCACTTGAGATTTGATGGCCATGATAAGCATGGGAGAATCCAAGCCCAAGTTTTTGTCATTACTCTTACACGTATTAGGCTGATTGATAAGAAGGGGATATTTCCTGCAATGCATCGACCAAACAAAAGCTTTCATCTGTTCTGGCAAGGAGCTTAAATCTAACTGAGGTACTGAACACTTGCatgacacacagtcagacagactttcatctttaatttctgATGAAACCTTTGCTTTTGGCTTCCTCTGTACTCCAGTTGTATTCCCTCGCAGTACGGGATTGTGCAGACGGTCCAAAGCGTGCTGCAAGTGGTTCCACAAGGCACTGTCCTCCAGACGAAGGTTCCAGAAGGGACCGAGTGGGTGAGAGGCCAGTGTAGAGGTGTTAACAGAAATCCCAGGAGCAATATAGTGAATCACTATTTTCGGGGGAGGAGTGTAGGACATGGTGACAAATATGGACACCATAACGTAAATCAGGAGGTGGCCAGTCATCATACAAGGCAGTAGGCACATGCATAGCAGCCTCCCGTTGCATTTGCAGCATCTGCCCATTGCCTGTCGATTAGAAATCGGACatacacctgcacacacacaaaacaataaaacaaaaaagtaagtTTATTGTCTTGACAAAAACTTCTCCACCACTGCACCTTTGATAAATTTAGACCCTCTATGGTGACATCGGTCTACCTATAGGAGTTTTCATAATCAACACAGCAGACAGGACTCGAGAGTCTCTGTCTCCTTGGTGATGGATCCAGTGAGAATTATTATCTGCTTTTGTCTACACAATCAGAGCATCACCCAGTGAGCCTACCGAACCAGCACACAGCCCCTGTAGACACACTGTGGAACGTTTCATATGCAACAACGACATGAGCTccatctttcctctctctcaaAAGTTGTGCAAACACAGGAATAATATTTTGCCCTTGGCGTTCAAAGAATAATGGATAATGGCTTTTAGCGCACTGCACAACCTCCGTGTATGTGATTTCAGGACTGAACTGACTAATTTTACTGCATCTAAAATATTTGCTGACCACCAAATAGTGTCATACACGGCGTATTTAACTTATTTAACACACTTTGTCGTAGAATCATCAACTTCTGATTCGACAAACCCAGTTCATACAACGGATGAAAGAGAAAACGTGGAAAATACTTACAGACGTGTTCGCAGGTTAATCCGACAGTTAATAAAATACACTGTTAATTGTTGTTTCCAGTCTCCTTTACCTAAACACGGCTATAACAAGGCGGTAGCACATCATTAACGTTCATTATGACTAAGGATAAACAGCATCCGTTAAATAAACAGGCGTCTTCTCAACGCAATAAGCCGCAGCTGAGCAACAGGTCCCAGGTAACGAGACGCACTGAGCATGCGCGTTTGGCTCCGCTGCGGTGCGTAATGATGGAAATACTCTCTGGTTGAACGTTCAGGATGCTGCCTGTGTTGGCAGACTGAAATGAGCT encodes:
- the LOC137608603 gene encoding heat shock protein 30-like; its protein translation is MLCSHGFQSSLIPVTSFYWPVHRLRPEVGPLLCQHRNLQQLCSSLELMEKLQRSILEEMEPFQTSMEVQPVSQQLEKEGPHFGLTLDTRGFSPEELSVRQVGRKLRVGGRTEKKQGEEEKGSYSYRLQEFRREFDLPEGTNPGAVTCFLDPDGKLHIQAAEAPQVDEAERELAIKRSSEENTQKSVCSEREGSSTETHNSSQNTP
- the si:dkey-175m17.6 gene encoding N-acetyllactosaminide beta-1,3-N-acetylglucosaminyltransferase 2 translates to MGRCCKCNGRLLCMCLLPCMMTGHLLIYVMVSIFVTMSYTPPPKIVIHYIAPGISVNTSTLASHPLGPFWNLRLEDSALWNHLQHALDRLHNPVLRGNTTGVQRKPKAKVSSEIKDESLSDCVSCKCSVPQLDLSSLPEQMKAFVWSMHCRKYPLLINQPNTCKSNDKNLGLDSPMLIMAIKSQVGNFENRQAIRETWGRSGLVTGEASKKSGLVRTVFLLGRQDSSTGPHPDLKNLLELENQKYGDILQWDFRDTFFNLTLKDLLFWHWLQQHCHNAIFVFKGDDDVFVRTGALLDYLHKQWDEHNLMRVRTNDSKRTLDLFVGDVINNAMPNREPSTKYYIPEHFFKGVYPPYAGGGGVVYSISLAMRLKDVSERVHLFPIDDVYLGMCLHKLGLSPGHHPGFLTFDLPETDRGNPCAYKSVLLVHRRTPKEMLTLWKQLQSLPRRC